Genomic segment of Pseudomonas sp. CCI4.2:
CAGTGTGTCTTCGCGGCAGGTAATGCGAATCGGCTCGGCCAACTCCATGGTGGGTGCAATCAGCCGGTACACGATGGATTTAGGTACGACGTCTGCAACGCCGATGCGAAACAGAAGCTGTTGTTCATCTGGCTGCGCGCGGAGCAGGGCTTCCAGCTCGCCGCCTAGCTGAAACATTTGTTCGGCGTAGGGCAGGGCAAGGCGCCCGGCTTCGGTCAACTCCAACTGCCGACCCACCCGGCGAAACAAATCCATGCCATAAGTCTGTTCCAGCAGGCTGATCTGTCCGCTGATGGTCTGCGGCGTCAGGTTTAACTGTTCCGACGCGCGCGCCACGCTGCCGGTTTTCGCCACCACCCAGAAGTAGTGCAGTTGTCGATAATTGAGCATGAGAATCGCCGATTCGTAAAAACCGAAGTATACACGGTGAAAATACGAATTTTCCTGATGTGTCGGTCTGCCTAGAATGCGCGCTGTTGTTACGCCTTATGTCCAGGCACTCACTTAAATGCTTCACGCTGAATCAGGGTTCTCACACATGGAATATCTTTTACAACTGGCTGCCAGCCCCACCGCGTGGATTGCGTTGGCGACACTGGTGGTGATGGAAATCGTACTGGGTATCGACAACCTGATTTTTATCTCGATTCTGACCAACAAATTACCCGAGCATCAGCGCGCCAGAACGCGGCGTATCGGGATCAGCATGGCGCTGATTCTGCGGCTGGCCTTGCTCAGCACTGCGGCGTACATCGTGCGGTTGACTGAGCCGGTGATTGACGTGTTCGGCCAGGTATTTTCCTGGAAAGACATGATCCTGATCGCGGGCGGTTTGTTCCTGTTATGGAAAGCCACGACGGAGATTCACCACAGTGTCGCCCGCAAAACAGAGGAAGAAACAGTCACCACGTCGGGTGTGTCCCTTGGGTTCGCTGCGGCCATCGGCCAGATTCTATTGCTGGACATGGTGTTTTCCATCGACAGCATCATCACCGCCGTCGGCATGACCGAGCATTTACCGATCATGATGATTGCTGTGATCGCCGCCGTGGTGGTGATGTTGGTGGCGGCAGAACCCCTGGCGAAATTCATCAACGACAACCCGACCATCGTGATGCTGGCGTTGGGTTTCTTGATCATGATTGGTATGACGTTGATCGCCGATGGTTTTGGCGTGCACATACCCAAAGGCTACATCTATGCCGCCATGACGTTCTCGGCAGCGATCGAATGCTTGAACATGCTGTCGCGCAAGGCGAAGCGGCATAGAACCGTGAATTAATGCGAAGCGACGGGGCGATTATGTCCGGCTGAGGTTTGTTCCGTAGGCGTGGGTTGTGCGTGCAGATGATGGTGGCGAGAAACGCGCATGACTCCCCATAGCATGGCTGATGCTACGGCTAACCAAGCCGAAACTAGCATTACGATTGTCAGTCCCAGGTTCATACATCCCCCCCGATGTGGTGACGGTCTGCGTCTTACTAATCGACAGTCTAGACCACGCTATGTTTCCGTCTGTTGACCAATGGTCTAAGGCGTATGACAGATTTGCTCTATTCAGAGCTGAAAACTGGCGTAAATGGAGCTATACCGCAGACGGGCAGCATCCTATGATCTGCGTTCAAGCGGGGTCGCGGGTTGCCCGGCGCTAGTCTTTTAAGCGAGTGAACATGCTGCTGGCCTTACCACTATTTCATTCCGTTCAATCCAGGCGAATCGGTTTGGTGTTGGCGTTTATTCTGTCCCTGACAGCCTGTGCTAGCGGCGTGACGCCGGCGATGAAGCGCTTGCCAGACAGGGTCGAACTCAATTCGGTGCCGTTCTTTAGGGGCAACGTTTATCAAAGCGGGCCGGGAACCTTGGCCGCCATGCTGTCGCAGCAGGGTGTGATCATTACCCCTGGCCTGTTGGACAAACCGCTGCAATTACCGGGTAGGGAAGCCAACCTCGAACAAAACATGCAAAACCTGGCGCGTGAATACGGCTTTATGGTCTATCCGCTGGACGGCGAGTTGGACGCGCTGTTGACTCAGGTCTCCGCTGGATTCCCTGTCATGCTGCGTATCACCGAGGGTTCCGCATGGTGGTCCAAGCCTCGGTACGCCCTGCTGATTGGCTATAACCGCAACAAACAGACGGTTTTGCTGCACGCGGGCATGGACCGTCGAGTGTTGATGAGCTTCAGCAGCTTCACCTCGGCCTGGAAAGACGCTGGCCACTGGGCGGTGCTGATTCAAGGGCCACGGCAGCTTCCAGCGCAAGTCGATCAGCAACGCTGGTTGAATGCGGCTAAGGAGTTGGCTCAGGCCGGACAAGAACAGGCAGCAGGCGAAGCGACCAAGGCGTTGAAGGCGCAATAGTGTTTCTCGCTGAAAGAGAAAACGGCGCACTGGGCGCCGTTTTTTTGTACCTGATCAGACCCCCAATTTATCCCGCAGTGAGTAATACAACGCACCTAAGGCTGTAAGCGGCGTGCGCAACAATTGGCCGCCGGGAAACGGATAGTGGGGCAGGCCGGCAAACGCATCGAACCGTTCTGCTTGACCGCGCAATGCTTCGGCCAATACCT
This window contains:
- a CDS encoding TerC family protein — translated: MEYLLQLAASPTAWIALATLVVMEIVLGIDNLIFISILTNKLPEHQRARTRRIGISMALILRLALLSTAAYIVRLTEPVIDVFGQVFSWKDMILIAGGLFLLWKATTEIHHSVARKTEEETVTTSGVSLGFAAAIGQILLLDMVFSIDSIITAVGMTEHLPIMMIAVIAAVVVMLVAAEPLAKFINDNPTIVMLALGFLIMIGMTLIADGFGVHIPKGYIYAAMTFSAAIECLNMLSRKAKRHRTVN
- a CDS encoding peptidase C39 family protein, with translation MLLALPLFHSVQSRRIGLVLAFILSLTACASGVTPAMKRLPDRVELNSVPFFRGNVYQSGPGTLAAMLSQQGVIITPGLLDKPLQLPGREANLEQNMQNLAREYGFMVYPLDGELDALLTQVSAGFPVMLRITEGSAWWSKPRYALLIGYNRNKQTVLLHAGMDRRVLMSFSSFTSAWKDAGHWAVLIQGPRQLPAQVDQQRWLNAAKELAQAGQEQAAGEATKALKAQ